The DNA window CGCTGCCCTCCACCTCTCCGTGCTGCAGGCGCCAGAGCTGCGCGTAGCGCCGGCCCGCGGCGAGCAGCTGCGCGTGCGTGCCGGACTCGACGATGCGGCCGGCCTCCACCACGTGGATGACGTCCGCGTGGACCACGGTGTCCAGCCGGTGGGCGATGACCAGCGCGGTGCGTCCCGGGAGCACCTCGGCGAGCGCCGCCTGCACCTCGCGCTCGCTCTCCGGGTCCAGGCTGCTCGTCGCCTCGTCCAGCAGCAGCACCGGGGCGCGCGAGAGCACCGCGCGCGCGATGCACAGGCGCTGGCGCTGGCCCCCGCTCAAGGTCACCCCGCGCTCGCCCACCGGCGTGTCGTAGCCCTGCGGCAGCGCGCGGATGAAGCCGTCGGCGTTCGCCACGCGCGCTGCGGCGACCACCTCCTCGAGGCTCGCCGTGGGGTGCGCGAAGCGCAGGTTCTCCAGCACCGAGCCCGAGAAGAGCAGCGGCTCCTGGGTGACGAGCGAGAACTGCGCCCGCACGCTCGCCGCGCGGTAGCGCTCCGCGTCCACGCCGTCCAGCAGCAGCCGGCCCTCCTGCGGGCGCTCGAAGCGCAGCAGCAGCGACGTCACCGTGCTCTTGCCACCGCCGCTGGGGCCCACCAGGGCGCTCACCTTGCCGAGCGGCAGCTCGAGGTCCAACCCCTCCAGCGCGCGGCGCGGGCCGTAGGCGAAGTGCACCTGCTCCAGGCGAACGCCCTGCGAGAGCGCAGGCGCCTGCGTGGCGCCCGCAGCATCCTGGACGGGGTGGCGGCGGTCGAAGAGCGCGAAGAGCCGCTCGCCGGCCACGCCCGCCACCACACCGTACTGCGTGACCCGGCCCAGCGCCTTCATCGGCTGGTACACGAGCACCAGCGCGGTGAGGAAGGAGAGCAGGTTCTCGGGGGGCAGCGCGCGGGTGAGCGCCGCCCAGGTGAGCGCGCCAGCGAGCGCGGCGGCGGCGATGATCTCCATCACCCCGGGCACCGCGGCGCGCGCCCAGGCCGCGCGTACCACCGCCTCCTCGTGGGCGCGCGCGTGGGCGTTGAAGCGCGCGAGCTCCGCCTCCTGCCCGTTGAAGGCCTGGATGGTGCGCAGGCCCCCGAGCCCCTCGTGCAGCTGGCCCGCGAGCAGGCCGAGCTGGGCCTGGCCCTCGCGCGTGCCCTTGAGCACCGCGCGGGTGAAGCGCGAGGCCGGCAGCAGCGCGACCGGCAGCACGCAGAGCATCACCAGGCCCAGGCCCGGGCTGAGGCTGAGCGCCACCGCGGAGAGCACCAGGACCTGGAGGGAGTCGCGGATGTACGAGGCGACGGTGAGGGTGGCGGCGGTCTCCACCGCCTGCGCGTCCGCGGAGAAGTGGCTGAGCAGATCCCCCGCGCGCTCGCGAGAGAGCTGCGTGGGCGAGAGCGCGGTGAGGTGCACGAAGAGCTCGCGCCGCAGGTCCATCACCACGCGCTGGCCGAAGAGGCCCGCGAAGTAGAACTGCCCGAGGTAGCTCGCGCCCTTGATCAGCGCGAGCACGATGACGGCGAAGGGCATGCCCCACAGGGCCTGCTCGCGGCTGAGGCTCGAGAGCCAGGGCACGTGGTGGGTGCCGCCGAAGCCGCCCTCCCCTCCCGAGAGCAGGAAGCGCAGGGCCGGGCCCATCAGGTACGCGTAGGCCCCGGTGGCGAGCCCGAGGATGCCCATGAAGAGAAAGGCGAGCGCGAGCAGCCCCAGGTGGGGGCGGCCGAAGCGCGCGAGCCTCAGGTAGGTCTGGAGCACCCTACCGACCTATCTTGCGCAGGGCCGCCTTGGCCAGCTGCGAATACGGGTTGAGCTCGAGCACCTTGAGCAGCTTGCGCCGCGCGCTCGAGGCCTCGCCGCCGTCCGTGTCCACGATGGCCGAGATGATGTGCGCGCGCTCGAGGTAGGGGTTGAGTGCGAGCGCGCGCTTGAGCACGCGCTGGGCAGAGCGGGCGCGCTCCTCGCGCGCGCCCTCACCGGCGAGGTACGTGGCCCAGGCGAGGTGCGAGTAGTACTCGGGCTCGCGCGGGTTGAGCGCCACGGCCTCCTCGAAGAGCTGGCGCGCCGAGCGCGGGTCGCGGCGCTTGAGGGCGGCCTCTCCCTTGCGAAGCAAGATCTCCGCGTCCACGTTCACCGCGGTGACGCGCCCCACGTCCAGCCGGGAGAAGAGAT is part of the Aggregicoccus sp. 17bor-14 genome and encodes:
- a CDS encoding ABC transporter ATP-binding protein; translation: MLQTYLRLARFGRPHLGLLALAFLFMGILGLATGAYAYLMGPALRFLLSGGEGGFGGTHHVPWLSSLSREQALWGMPFAVIVLALIKGASYLGQFYFAGLFGQRVVMDLRRELFVHLTALSPTQLSRERAGDLLSHFSADAQAVETAATLTVASYIRDSLQVLVLSAVALSLSPGLGLVMLCVLPVALLPASRFTRAVLKGTREGQAQLGLLAGQLHEGLGGLRTIQAFNGQEAELARFNAHARAHEEAVVRAAWARAAVPGVMEIIAAAALAGALTWAALTRALPPENLLSFLTALVLVYQPMKALGRVTQYGVVAGVAGERLFALFDRRHPVQDAAGATQAPALSQGVRLEQVHFAYGPRRALEGLDLELPLGKVSALVGPSGGGKSTVTSLLLRFERPQEGRLLLDGVDAERYRAASVRAQFSLVTQEPLLFSGSVLENLRFAHPTASLEEVVAAARVANADGFIRALPQGYDTPVGERGVTLSGGQRQRLCIARAVLSRAPVLLLDEATSSLDPESEREVQAALAEVLPGRTALVIAHRLDTVVHADVIHVVEAGRIVESGTHAQLLAAGRRYAQLWRLQHGEVEGSAA